The genomic region AAGGTTCCTTCTCGGATGGAATGCCCCTGGGTATCTCTGGTACCTTCAACTTCATGTTCGTGTTCCAGGCTGAGCACAACATTCTGATGCACCCCTTCCACATGCTCGGTGTGGCTGGTGTATTCGGTGGTTCCTTGTTCAGTGCAATGCACGGTTCCTTGGTCACCTCCAGCTTGGTTCGTGAGACCACTGAAGTTGAATCTCAGAACTACGGTTACAAGTTCGGACAAGAGGAAGAGACTTACAACATCGTTGCAGCTCATGGCTACTTCGGTCGTTTGATCTTCCAGTACGCGAGCTTCAATAACTCTCGTTCCTTGCACTTCTTCTTGGGTGCATGGCCTGTCGTGGGCATCTGGTTCACCGCGCTGGGTATCAGCACGATGGCGTTCAACCTGAACGGTTTCAACTTCAACCAGTCGGTTCTAGATAGCCAAGGTCGCGTGATTGGCACCTGGGCTGACGTACTGAATCGTGCAAACTTGGGTATGGAAGTGATGCACGAGCGTAATGCTCACAACTTCCCCCTCGATTTGGCATCTGGTGTTGAAACTCCGGTAGCACTCACCGCTCCCCAAATCAACGGCTAATTTGATAGCAAGTTAGGAAGCGCTCTCCCTAGGGAGAGCGCTTTTTGCATGCGATATGACTTTACATCACTAGAACTTACTTATTCGCGATCGCCCCTGTACCAACAGTGATTCCCATTTTCGAAACGACAGGTACAGACCCACTGCCAGAATTGCCGATGACGTTAACGCATCTTCAACTCAAAACTCAAACCTGGTATGAGCCCCCAATCAACATAAAAAACTGCTGTACGACAATACCGCACAACAGTTTTAGAACAAACCTATGAACCTGTGGTTACAGGAGAGGGTTTTAAGCGCTTAATGCCCTAATACGGCCATTTCCAACTGACAATATCAGGGCGATCGATACCGTGGGTAAACGCATATTGACGGCAAGAGATTTGCTCATCCTTCAGCATTTCTTTCACATGGGCTCCCGCCACTTTCAGACCAGGAACGCGATCGATCACGTCAATGGCAATGCTAAAGCGATCGATTTGGTTGGAAATCGCCAGTTCCAGGGGGGTGTTGATGTTGCCTTTCTCCTTATAGCCTCGAACATGTAAGTTCTTGTGATTGGTTCGACGATAGGTAAGGCGATGGATCAGCCAGGGATACCCGTGGAAGTTGAAGATAATCGGCTTATCCAGCGTGAATAGACTGTCAAAGTCGCGATCGCTCAATCCGTGGGGATGCTCTGACTCTGGCTGAAGTTTGAACAGGTCAATCACATTCACAAAGCGAATCTTCAGGTCGGGGAAGTTCTCCCGCAACAGCACCGAGGCAGCGAGGGATTCCTTGGTGGGGATATCGCCTGCACTAGCAAGCACTACATCTGGTTCCTCACCTTGATCCGTGCTCGCCCATTCCCAGATATCAATGCCCTTGGTGCAATTCCGTACAGCGGATTCCATGTCGTGGTACTGCAAGTGCATTTGCTTATCCGACACGATCACGTTGATGTAATTCGTACTGCGTAGACAATGATCTGCAACGGAAAGTAGAGAATTCACATCGGGCGGCAGGTAGATCCGAACCACATCTGGACTCTTGTTCACAATCACATCGAGAAATCCCGGATCTTGATGGGTAAAGCCGTTATGATCCTGACGCCATACCGTAGACGTGATCAGCAGATTGAGCGATGAGATTTCTTTGCGCCAACCGACATGATTACAGATCTCTAACCACTTGGCGTGCTGATTGATCATGGAATCAATGACGTGGGCAAAGGATTCATAGGTGGAGAAAAAGCCATGGCGTCCGGTGAGGAGATAGGCTTCTAACCAACCCTCTAACGTATGCTCACTCAGCATTTCCATCACCCGACCGTCGGGCGATAACTCTCCACCGTCCTGATCCTCCGGCAAATAATCTGCAATCCAGAACTTTTTGCTAACCTCGTAGACTCCCGTTAACTTGTTGGAGGTATTTTCATCTGGCCCAAACACCCGGAAAGAGGTCATGTTGTTCTTCATCACGTCCCGGAGGAACACCCCAAGGGGACGGGTATTTTCCGCCTCAATTTGTCCGGGCTTCTCAACGGGGACTCCGTACTCCCGGAAGTCGGGCATCTTCAAATCTTTTCGCAACAGTCCGCCATTCGCGTAGGGCGTTGAGCCTAGGCGTTTCATACCTTCCGGTGCAGCCGACTTGTAGAACGCCTTCAATGCTCCTGTTTCATCGAAAAGTTCCTCTGGCTTGTAGCTCAGCATCCAGTCTTTCAGCATCTGCAAATGCTGCGGATTAGAATGCATACCCCCCATCGGAACCTGATGGGCGCGCCAGAAGCCTTCTACTTTATGACCATCCACCTCGGCTGGGCCAGTCCAGCCTTTGGGTGTCCGCAGAATAATCATCGGCCAGCGGGGACGAGTGGCAACACCGCTGCTCCGAGCTTCGTGTTGAATGCGCTTGATCTCGTTAACGCAATGATCCATCGTCGCCGCCATCGCCTGGTGCATACCTTCGGGGTCAGAGCCTTCTACAAAGTAAGGCGTGTAGCCATACCCTTTGAACAGATTTT from Synechococcales cyanobacterium T60_A2020_003 harbors:
- the psbA gene encoding photosystem II q(b) protein translates to MTTTLQRREGGSTWERFCSWVTSTENRLYVGWFGVLMIPTLLTATTCFIIAFIAAPPVDIDGIREPVAGSLIYGNNIISGAVVPSSNAIGLHLYPIWEAASLDEWLYNGGPYQLVVFHFLIGIFCYMGRQWELSYRLGMRPWICVAYSAPLAAATSVFLIYPIGQGSFSDGMPLGISGTFNFMFVFQAEHNILMHPFHMLGVAGVFGGSLFSAMHGSLVTSSLVRETTEVESQNYGYKFGQEEETYNIVAAHGYFGRLIFQYASFNNSRSLHFFLGAWPVVGIWFTALGISTMAFNLNGFNFNQSVLDSQGRVIGTWADVLNRANLGMEVMHERNAHNFPLDLASGVETPVALTAPQING
- a CDS encoding phosphoketolase family protein → MVATPEKSIQLSTSRAFGPAKSSIQGAPLSAEDLQKMHGFWRAANYLAAGMIYLRENPLLKEELTDEHIKNRLLGHWGSSPGISFLYTHTNRIIKNFNQDMLFVVGAGHGAPGFLGPCYLEGSYSHYFPNCSEDEDGMRQFFKQFSFPGGIGSHCTPETPGSIHEGGELGYCLSHAFGAAFDNPDLIVVAMPGDGESETGPLATSWHSNKFINPIRDGAVLPVLHLNGYKINNPTILSRISQDELENLFKGYGYTPYFVEGSDPEGMHQAMAATMDHCVNEIKRIQHEARSSGVATRPRWPMIILRTPKGWTGPAEVDGHKVEGFWRAHQVPMGGMHSNPQHLQMLKDWMLSYKPEELFDETGALKAFYKSAAPEGMKRLGSTPYANGGLLRKDLKMPDFREYGVPVEKPGQIEAENTRPLGVFLRDVMKNNMTSFRVFGPDENTSNKLTGVYEVSKKFWIADYLPEDQDGGELSPDGRVMEMLSEHTLEGWLEAYLLTGRHGFFSTYESFAHVIDSMINQHAKWLEICNHVGWRKEISSLNLLITSTVWRQDHNGFTHQDPGFLDVIVNKSPDVVRIYLPPDVNSLLSVADHCLRSTNYINVIVSDKQMHLQYHDMESAVRNCTKGIDIWEWASTDQGEEPDVVLASAGDIPTKESLAASVLLRENFPDLKIRFVNVIDLFKLQPESEHPHGLSDRDFDSLFTLDKPIIFNFHGYPWLIHRLTYRRTNHKNLHVRGYKEKGNINTPLELAISNQIDRFSIAIDVIDRVPGLKVAGAHVKEMLKDEQISCRQYAFTHGIDRPDIVSWKWPY